A segment of the Candoia aspera isolate rCanAsp1 chromosome 8, rCanAsp1.hap2, whole genome shotgun sequence genome:
TGACCTAACGTGATGTGACACGTACAAGAGACACTTCGACAAAATGTTTTGGTTTTGCCCATTCCAAGCGAGGTTTCATTAAGTTCTGCTTTGTTAGAAATGAAAGAAAgggcattttcttaaaaaaatatataaagctgCAGACTCTATGTTCCAGGAGCCTTCAAATTATAAAATGCCATTAAATATTCCAttattaaaaacacattaaataTCTGGGACCAAACTGTGCAGAGATTCAGTTAGTGGAAGCTGTGCACCGCACTGCGTTTACAAATGCCTTTTTGAGATGTCATCAGGGTGCCAATTTTGACTTTCTCCCCCAATGGTCCTCCTTGCTCACTTTCTCTAAAAGCCTCTACCTgctgaagaagagaaggaaaatcaTATATTGTTGGAAGTGACAAACTGGCAATCCCTGGTCATCATACAGAACCCCTAAATTCTGCAAGCTAGCATTTATACTATGGGTGAACAGTGTAAACATGGACAATAGAAGGGATCTTCCGTTAAAGAAGAAATGCTCTCATCCATGCCAGAAGCAGCAACAAGGGAGCCGTGTTTGTGGATTCCTTTTCTCCCCGCATCCTCATTCTGAGGGCTCTCCAGAATGGTGGGAGCACAGAAATAAGGGAAACCAAGAAGAGATCTTCCTTTCTTTGATCACAACCTTTATGGGTAGAATTCCATCTGGAGAGGCATCAACAAAGGAACAGAACTTTGAATCCAATCTAAGGATATTAGATCCAGTCCAACCTTCCCACATATTCCTCAACGTGGAGATACAATACCTTGAAATAAATGGCTTATTTACAGAATTTAAGAACTTAAAGCAAATATATTCCTTCCTTAAAGAAACCCTGAGATCTTTTGGCCCTTAAAGGATTTATAATTTCTTTAGGACTTGTAACAAACACCTGGAAGGTACTGACCTGACAACAGATCGCTGTAACTTTCTATCCCAAAATGCTACTCTGAACCAGATTTCACATTCTCTTCTTGTTTGGTAGGTGTTAATTTCAATTCTTTTGATCCTTGTTTGACAGGAACTGAAGCTGGCTCTTCTTTAGAGCCTTCTTTAACAGGAGTAGAGGGCATTTCACCAGCTTCCCCTCCACTGAAGGACACCAAGTGTTTTCGTTCCTTTGCAGCAGACTTATGTTCCACTTTGGTAACCCGAAATCTGGAAAAATGCAATTAAACTATTAAAAGGATCCAGTTTAGTCAGAATAAGTAACTTAACCTAATACTCCAACAACATAAAATATCTAAAAATCGCTTTTCCAAAACGGACAAGTCATGGAAGCGGGGTGGGTGGTGTTCAATAAAGTTAAGATGGTGTCCTCAACCATGGGCTTGAAGTTCCCCCCCTTAACATGTGTCACATGATAGGTAAAAAACAGGTAACAATCTGATTATGAGGTCAtagccatcatcttgatttttctgacacATCCCCTGTGGCCAACCCTGTATAGAAGAATAACAGCATTCATCTATTTTCATTAAAACTCGATTATCATTATTAATCCCTTGCGGGGGAAGGTACGATTTGGCATCAGGATCATCACTCACATCCAATTCTTGTGGACTTATAAAAGATTACACTGAAGCAACCTGAGCACCTTTAAATAAATATCATGtgatctttgttgctcttctctattATATTTGAAGGACAGTGTCCTCTCGCTGATCGAATGACTACAAATCTTAAGTTCTCTTAGATGTCTCACATTTCCATACCGAGTTGGCAAAATTGTAAGTGCAGCTAAGTAACAAGTAACTAACCCCAAGATAGCAATACTGTTCCCAAAATCAGAAGTGACGTGTGACATATGAGCttagtttttatttgttcagaCCTTGGTACCATTCCTGATTCCGTCCGCCAGGTCTGATGTTATGGAAAGTTCCAGCTGATGGTGGAAAACGTTCTTGGAAAAGACCATCCAATCATCCTTGGCCCTTGCCCATGTTGGCTTGTTATATCAAGCCAAGGTAACTTGATACATCACTGTTTCACTTGAGTCAGCCCAGTCTGAGTCCAACAGCTTacccactgcaccacactggctctcgtCTATTCCCAACTTGAAAGCGGAAAACAACTGGGCCGCCACTTCCAATGAAACCAGGCcaattgtcagcccttccaggtaaaccagacaggaaacacgactagatgagctaattctactttactgtaaggctcctttgacagaatcttgcaagtctgaaaatacaaatctcctgtcctccctatttattgcttgagtggtcagggaggGTCTTTCGTAAGTTCCTTCTTTAGACCGCCACCCTCCctcggactccctttccttttatctgatcattccctaggcagcatctcttccctctgttccccaaggccaccctcacattccatcacaccaacGTACCTTCCCACAGACAGTACTGTGACCTCTCCATGTCGGGGTCTTCTGACTTCCTTTGCCTTTTTAGCTGGACTGAAGAGATGCCACCGTTTCTGACTGCAACGACTACAAGCGCCTGTCCCAGCAATCCCACCAACGGTGTGCAAGTGGTGTCCTCGGCAAGCATGTTTTGGCAGAGGACCTCCAGGAGATACTGGAGAACCTGGACTTGTTGGACTGCCTGGAGTAGTTGGGCTAATTAGAGGAGCAGAAATACAACCAAAAAGTGAATATTTGGGATAGGCAGTTAAGAATGAAATCCCGCTACCTTTCTTTTCCTGAGATCACACTATTGATGATGCACTATCTCTGAACGCACATTTTTGCTAAATGAAACTTTTCCACAAAGCCTTTGCGTAACCTTGAACGCTTTCTTCCCAAAAAGAACTAACACCCGATATGCAAACATTGCTTTTGAACTGAAATTGCTCTGAACTTTTTGACTCAgatggtcctcctcctcctccccctcctcctcttcttcttcctcttcttcttcctcctcctccttcttctctgtcATTTAAATCAGACTCATTCATTCCAGGGAGTTAAATGCTGGTTGAGCTGGCAACGTTAACTTTCTTCCTGATGTTTGAAGTCTGTTTCTTTACTTTGCTTTCCTACTGCCATGAGgacattattttattcttttctccagaagctcaaggtagCTTACATGGgggaattccttccttttattcacACTCCcactcaaaaatttaaaaaaaaaaaactgatacatagggaacttccatggctgagggtgggtgTGAAACTGGGTCTCCCTGGGGCCCATCCACTACTGTAACCACCATCTCACACTGTGTTCACTAATCTCCTTTACTAAAAATAATAACTCAAATAAAAATGCACCAGTTAGGGGAAGGATCTAGGTTTGTGACATTACAGACACCAGTAAATTGACACTTTGCACATAAATTTCCCCCAGACGGCTTGTTCAGATAATTAAGCATGCTTTTTAGATCAAGTCCGTTACTCAAATgatgttcattgcaaacagctgaaagtttgtacattttgacaatcaacctgatttgcaatgggggttgaataatttcgattacaactgtacataCCCCAAGCACAATTAGATGTGACTGTTATATTCTTGGACTCCTGTTTTTCTCGTCCTTTTCTAAAAATTTACATGCTAAGCTCCTATGCGAGAACCAGTTTTATTTATGTTGATTCAATCACACATTCAGCAACCTACCTTTTTTTCTTGACTATATCATGGTTTCAACGTGCAA
Coding sequences within it:
- the RELL1 gene encoding RELT-like protein 1 — its product is MPPAGATGAPAFSAASRLATPARALGDPEALASHNFGNMTNKSENGSSTDGHLEYIAYFLIPVFFLMGLLGILICHVLKKKGYRCTTEAEQEEEQLGEKIELNESVQDNNDTVGQIVDYIMKNEANADVLKAMVADNSVYDPESPTTPGSPTSPGSPVSPGGPLPKHACRGHHLHTVGGIAGTGACSRCSQKRWHLFSPAKKAKEVRRPRHGEVTVLSVGRFRVTKVEHKSAAKERKHLVSFSGGEAGEMPSTPVKEGSKEEPASVPVKQGSKELKLTPTKQEENVKSGSE